One segment of Carya illinoinensis cultivar Pawnee chromosome 1, C.illinoinensisPawnee_v1, whole genome shotgun sequence DNA contains the following:
- the LOC122281985 gene encoding NADP-dependent malic enzyme-like isoform X2, translating into MALGTNGRAGERNAAVLVENRLKEMREDSSAIADVESKPTLGGEVQDEFDEDAATEEEFVTPWCLSVASGYSLLRDPHHNKGLAFNEKERDAHFLRGLLPPTVASHELQVKKMMHNIRQYQLPLQKYMAMMDLQERNERLFYKLLIENVEELLPIVYTPTVGEACQKYGSIFMRPQGLFISLKEKGKIREVLRNWPEKNIQVIVVTDGERILGLGDLGCQGMGIPVGKLSLYTALGGVRPSSCLPITIDVGTNNETLLNDEFYIGLRQRRAAGQEYAELLDEFMTAVKQNYGEKVLIQFEDFANHNAFDLLAKYGTTHLVFNDDIQGTASVVLAGLVAAQNLVGGTLADHRFLFLGAGEAGTGIAELIALEISKQTNAPLEETRKKIWLVDSKGLIVSSRKESLQHFKKPWAHEHEPINELVDAIKAIKPTVLIGTSGVGRTFTKEVVETMASINEKPIILALSNPTSQSECTAEEAYTWSQGRAIFASGSPFPPVEYEGKLFVPGQANNAYIFPGLGLGLIMSGAIRVHDDMLLAASEALAAQVSEENFAKGLIFPPFTNIRKISAHIAAKVAAKAYELGLATRLPQPKDLVKHAESCMYSPVYRSYR; encoded by the exons ATGGCTTTGGGCACAAATGGCCGGGCAGGGGAGAGAAACGCTGCCGTTTTGGTGGAGAACAGGTTGAAGGAAATGAGAGAGGACTCCTCAGCTATCGCTGACGTGGAGTCCAAACCTACCCTAGGCGGTGAAGTCCAGGACGAGTTCGACGAGGATGCCGCCACTGAGGAGGAGTTTGTCACCCCTTGGTGTCTCTCTGTTGCGAG TGGTTATTCTTTGCTGAGAGATCCGCACCATAACAAGGGGCTTGCTTTcaatgaaaaagagagagatgccCACTTTTTGCGAGGTCTTCTCCCCCCAACAGTTGCTTCTCATGAGCTTCAG gtgaagaaaatgatgcatAATATCCGCCAATATCAACTTCCACTACAGAAGTACATGGCCATGATGGATCTCCAG GAGAGAAATGAAAGACTATTCTACAAACTTCTTATTGAGAATGTTGAGGAGTTACTCCCAATTGTATACACTCCCACTGTTGGTGAAGCTTGCCAGAAATATGGGAGCATCTTCATGCGTCCTCAGGGTCTCTTTATTAGTTTGAAAGAAAA GGGCAAGATTCGTGAGGTTTTGAGGAATTGGCCTGAGAAGAATATTCAAGTTATTGTTGTCACTGATGGGGAGCGGATTTTGGGGCTAGGAGATCTTGGCTGTCAG GGGATGGGAATACCCGTTGGAAAACTTTCATTATACACTGCACTAGGTGGAGTTCGCCCTTCATCT TGCTTACCTATAACCATTGATGTGGGTACAAACAATGAGACACTACTGAATGATGAGTTTTACATTGGGCTCAGGCAAAGGAGGGCAGCTGGGCAG GAATATGCTGAGCTCCTGGATGAATTTATGACCGCAGTCAAGCAAAATTATGGAGAAAAAGTCCTCATTCAG TTTGAAGACTTTGCAAACCACAATGCTTTTGATCTGCTTGCAAAATATGGCACAACGCATCTAGTTTTTAATGACGATATTCAG GGGACAGCATCCGTGGTACTTGCAGGGCTAGTTGCAGCTCAGAACTTAGTTGGGGGAACCTTAGCTGACCACAGATTTCTATTCCTAGGTGCTGGAGAG GCTGGTACTGGAATAGCAGAACTCATAGCCCTTGAGATATCAAAACAG ACAAACGCCCCATTGGAAGAGACCCGCAAGAAGATTTGGCTTGTTGATTCAAAG GGGTTGATTGTCAGCTCCCGCAAGGAATCGCTCCAACATTTCAAGAAACCTTGGGCTCATGAACATGAACCTATTAATGAACTTGTAGATGCTATTAAG GCAATCAAGCCAACCGTGTTGATAGGAACATCAGGAGTAGGAAGAACATTTACCAAAGAAGTGGTTGAGACCATGGCCTCCATCAatgag AAACCTATTATTCTTGCTCTGTCCAACCCAACTTCACAGTCTGAATGCACTGCCGAGGAAGCTTATACATGGAGTCAG GGCCGAGCCATTTTTGCTAGTGGCAGCCCATTTCCTCCTGTTGAATATGAGGGGAAGCTTTTTGTGCCTGGCCAG GCAAATAATGCATACATTTTTCCTGGACTTGGTCTCGGTTTAATAATGTCTGGTGCTATCCGTGTTCACGACGACATGCTCTTGGCAGCCT CGGAAGCTTTGGCTGCACAGGTGAGCGAGGAGAACTTTGCCAAGGGACTCATATTCCCTCCATTTACTAACATTAGAAAGATTTCAGCACATATTGCTGCTAAAGTTGCTGCTAAAGCTTATGAACTTG GTTTGGCTACTCGCCTTCCTCAGCCTAAAGATCTGGTGAAGCATGCCGAGAGCTGTATGTACAGCCCTGTCTACAGAAGTTACCGGTGA
- the LOC122303300 gene encoding histidine-containing phosphotransfer protein 4 — MERNQMHKHIFLMRQSFFDQGLLDEQFIQLEELQDDANPNFVEEVVTLYYRDSSRIILNIEQSLERNPLDFNKLDNYMHQFKGSSTSIGAKKVKAECTQFREYCRAGNGEGCMRTFQQLKKEYAILKRKLENYFQQSRQAGPSETACRPRMN; from the exons ATGGAGAGGAACCAGATGCACAAACACATTTTCCTCATGAGGCAATCCTTCTTTGATCAG GGACTGCTTGACGAGCAATTTATCCAGCTGGAGGAGCTGCAAGACGATGCTAATCCTAACTTTGTGGAGGAAGTTGTAACATTATATTACCGGGATTCATCGAGGATTATACTTAACATAGAGCAATCACT AGAGAGGAACCCTCTTGACTTCAATAAGCTGGACAACTATATGCATCAGTTCAAGGGGAGTAGCACCAG CATTGGGGCCAAAAAGGTGAAAGCTGAGTGCACACAATTCAGAGAATATTGCAGGGCAGGAAATGGAGAAGG ATGCATGAGGACTTTCCAACAACTGAAGAAAGAATATGCCATTCTCAAAAGGAAgctagaaaattattttcag CAATCAAGACAAGCTGGGCCCTCAGAGACAGCATGTCGCCCTAGGATGAATTGA
- the LOC122281985 gene encoding NADP-dependent malic enzyme-like isoform X1 — MISLNRSSFLNKTGISGFRSPSPGAALRRRPVSVRVMALGTNGRAGERNAAVLVENRLKEMREDSSAIADVESKPTLGGEVQDEFDEDAATEEEFVTPWCLSVASGYSLLRDPHHNKGLAFNEKERDAHFLRGLLPPTVASHELQVKKMMHNIRQYQLPLQKYMAMMDLQERNERLFYKLLIENVEELLPIVYTPTVGEACQKYGSIFMRPQGLFISLKEKGKIREVLRNWPEKNIQVIVVTDGERILGLGDLGCQGMGIPVGKLSLYTALGGVRPSSCLPITIDVGTNNETLLNDEFYIGLRQRRAAGQEYAELLDEFMTAVKQNYGEKVLIQFEDFANHNAFDLLAKYGTTHLVFNDDIQGTASVVLAGLVAAQNLVGGTLADHRFLFLGAGEAGTGIAELIALEISKQTNAPLEETRKKIWLVDSKGLIVSSRKESLQHFKKPWAHEHEPINELVDAIKAIKPTVLIGTSGVGRTFTKEVVETMASINEKPIILALSNPTSQSECTAEEAYTWSQGRAIFASGSPFPPVEYEGKLFVPGQANNAYIFPGLGLGLIMSGAIRVHDDMLLAASEALAAQVSEENFAKGLIFPPFTNIRKISAHIAAKVAAKAYELGLATRLPQPKDLVKHAESCMYSPVYRSYR, encoded by the exons ATGATCTCCCTAAACAGAAGCTCTTTCCTG AATAAGACCGGGATATCTGGGTTTCGTAGCCCTTCCCCTGGGGCGGCGCTGAGAAGACGGCCAGTTTCGGTGAGAGTGATGGCTTTGGGCACAAATGGCCGGGCAGGGGAGAGAAACGCTGCCGTTTTGGTGGAGAACAGGTTGAAGGAAATGAGAGAGGACTCCTCAGCTATCGCTGACGTGGAGTCCAAACCTACCCTAGGCGGTGAAGTCCAGGACGAGTTCGACGAGGATGCCGCCACTGAGGAGGAGTTTGTCACCCCTTGGTGTCTCTCTGTTGCGAG TGGTTATTCTTTGCTGAGAGATCCGCACCATAACAAGGGGCTTGCTTTcaatgaaaaagagagagatgccCACTTTTTGCGAGGTCTTCTCCCCCCAACAGTTGCTTCTCATGAGCTTCAG gtgaagaaaatgatgcatAATATCCGCCAATATCAACTTCCACTACAGAAGTACATGGCCATGATGGATCTCCAG GAGAGAAATGAAAGACTATTCTACAAACTTCTTATTGAGAATGTTGAGGAGTTACTCCCAATTGTATACACTCCCACTGTTGGTGAAGCTTGCCAGAAATATGGGAGCATCTTCATGCGTCCTCAGGGTCTCTTTATTAGTTTGAAAGAAAA GGGCAAGATTCGTGAGGTTTTGAGGAATTGGCCTGAGAAGAATATTCAAGTTATTGTTGTCACTGATGGGGAGCGGATTTTGGGGCTAGGAGATCTTGGCTGTCAG GGGATGGGAATACCCGTTGGAAAACTTTCATTATACACTGCACTAGGTGGAGTTCGCCCTTCATCT TGCTTACCTATAACCATTGATGTGGGTACAAACAATGAGACACTACTGAATGATGAGTTTTACATTGGGCTCAGGCAAAGGAGGGCAGCTGGGCAG GAATATGCTGAGCTCCTGGATGAATTTATGACCGCAGTCAAGCAAAATTATGGAGAAAAAGTCCTCATTCAG TTTGAAGACTTTGCAAACCACAATGCTTTTGATCTGCTTGCAAAATATGGCACAACGCATCTAGTTTTTAATGACGATATTCAG GGGACAGCATCCGTGGTACTTGCAGGGCTAGTTGCAGCTCAGAACTTAGTTGGGGGAACCTTAGCTGACCACAGATTTCTATTCCTAGGTGCTGGAGAG GCTGGTACTGGAATAGCAGAACTCATAGCCCTTGAGATATCAAAACAG ACAAACGCCCCATTGGAAGAGACCCGCAAGAAGATTTGGCTTGTTGATTCAAAG GGGTTGATTGTCAGCTCCCGCAAGGAATCGCTCCAACATTTCAAGAAACCTTGGGCTCATGAACATGAACCTATTAATGAACTTGTAGATGCTATTAAG GCAATCAAGCCAACCGTGTTGATAGGAACATCAGGAGTAGGAAGAACATTTACCAAAGAAGTGGTTGAGACCATGGCCTCCATCAatgag AAACCTATTATTCTTGCTCTGTCCAACCCAACTTCACAGTCTGAATGCACTGCCGAGGAAGCTTATACATGGAGTCAG GGCCGAGCCATTTTTGCTAGTGGCAGCCCATTTCCTCCTGTTGAATATGAGGGGAAGCTTTTTGTGCCTGGCCAG GCAAATAATGCATACATTTTTCCTGGACTTGGTCTCGGTTTAATAATGTCTGGTGCTATCCGTGTTCACGACGACATGCTCTTGGCAGCCT CGGAAGCTTTGGCTGCACAGGTGAGCGAGGAGAACTTTGCCAAGGGACTCATATTCCCTCCATTTACTAACATTAGAAAGATTTCAGCACATATTGCTGCTAAAGTTGCTGCTAAAGCTTATGAACTTG GTTTGGCTACTCGCCTTCCTCAGCCTAAAGATCTGGTGAAGCATGCCGAGAGCTGTATGTACAGCCCTGTCTACAGAAGTTACCGGTGA
- the LOC122281956 gene encoding transcription factor MYBS3-like isoform X4 gives MTRRCSHCSNNGHNSRTCPNRGGGGCVKLFGVKLTDGSIIKKSASMGNLSAHYHSSSSAAASPNHLDSPSSDLVHVSDGYLSDDPAHASCSANRRGDRKKGVPWTEEEHRQFLIGLNKLGKGDWRGIARNFVISRTPTQVASHAQKYFIRQTNANRKKRRSSLFDMVPDMATETPPVPEEQVLLPSAQTRETDTAMSLPSLNLTLNSEFEPMEATPEEKVQEHDESVEGSSGLAPMIPGFFPAYLPLHFPIWPPNTAPVQEEKGGETSHHQVLKPIPILPKEPVNVDELVGMSQLSLAEAERSHREPSPLSLKLIGGPSRQSAFHANAPVNGSDLNKGESSVIESV, from the exons ATGACTCGGCGGTGCTCGCACTGCAGCAACAACGGCCACAATTCGCGCACGTGTCCGAACCGCGGCGGAGGAGGATGCGTGAAGCTCTTCGGCGTGAAGCTAACCGATGGCTCGATCATCAAGAAAAGCGCTAGCATGGGGAACCTCTCGGCTCACTATCATTCCTCCTCTTCCGCCGCCGCTTCCCCCAATCACCTGGACTCCCCCTCCTCCGACCTCGTCCACGTGTCCGATGGATACTTGTCCGACGATCCGGCCCACGCCTCCTGCTCTGCCAACCGACGTGGCGACCGAAAGAAag GTGTCCCATGGACAGAAGAGGAACATCGGCAGTTCTTAATTGGTCTTAACAAATTGGGGAAAGGCGACTGGCGTGGGATAGCACGAAATTTTGTCATATCGAGGACTCCAACACAGGTGGCAAGCCATGCACAGAAGTACTTTATCCGGCAAACTAATGCTAACCGAAAAAAGAGACGTTCCAGCCTTTTTGACATGGTCCCAGATATG gCCACAGAAACACCGCCTGTGCCAGAAGAACAAGTATTGCTACCTTCTGCTCAGACGAGAGAAACTGATACTGCAATGTCATTACCTTCATTAAATCTCACCCTCAACTCAGAATTTGAACCTATGGAAGCCACACCTGAAGAAAAAGTCCAAGAACACGATGAAAGTGTTGAGGGATCAAGTGGACTGGCACCAATGATTCCTGGATTCTTCCCTGCTTATTTACCTCTCCATTTTCCAATCTGGCCACCTAATACGGCTCCTGTGCAAGAAGAGAAGGGTGGAGAGACGTCCCATCATCAGGTCTTGAAACCAATTCCAATCCTCCCCAAGGAACCTGTCAATGTAGATGAACTTGTTGGCATGTCTCAACTCAGTCTCGCTGAGGCTGAGAGAAGCCATAGAGAGCCTTCGCCCCTCTCTTTAAAATTGATAGGAGGGCCCTCAAGGCAATCAGCATTTCATGCAAATGCTCCAGTCAACGGATCTGACTTAAACAAGGGTGAGAGTAGTGTAATTGAATCCGTTTGA
- the LOC122281956 gene encoding transcription factor MYBS3-like isoform X2: MTRRCSHCSNNGHNSRTCPNRGGGGCVKLFGVKLTDGSIIKKSASMGNLSAHYHSSSSAAASPNHLDSPSSDLVHVSDGYLSDDPAHASCSANRRGDRKKGVPWTEEEHRQFLIGLNKLGKGDWRGIARNFVISRTPTQVASHAQKYFIRQTNANRKKRRSSLFDMVPDMATETPPVPEEQVLLPSAQTRETDTAMSLPSLNLTLNSEFEPMEATPEEKVQEHDESVEGSSGLAPMIPGFFPAYLPLHFPIWPPNTAPVQEEKGGETSHHQVLKPIPILPKEPVNVDELVGMSQLSLAEAERSHREPSPLSLKLIGGPSRQSAFHANAPVNGSDLNKGLICVSRLIWASFG, translated from the exons ATGACTCGGCGGTGCTCGCACTGCAGCAACAACGGCCACAATTCGCGCACGTGTCCGAACCGCGGCGGAGGAGGATGCGTGAAGCTCTTCGGCGTGAAGCTAACCGATGGCTCGATCATCAAGAAAAGCGCTAGCATGGGGAACCTCTCGGCTCACTATCATTCCTCCTCTTCCGCCGCCGCTTCCCCCAATCACCTGGACTCCCCCTCCTCCGACCTCGTCCACGTGTCCGATGGATACTTGTCCGACGATCCGGCCCACGCCTCCTGCTCTGCCAACCGACGTGGCGACCGAAAGAAag GTGTCCCATGGACAGAAGAGGAACATCGGCAGTTCTTAATTGGTCTTAACAAATTGGGGAAAGGCGACTGGCGTGGGATAGCACGAAATTTTGTCATATCGAGGACTCCAACACAGGTGGCAAGCCATGCACAGAAGTACTTTATCCGGCAAACTAATGCTAACCGAAAAAAGAGACGTTCCAGCCTTTTTGACATGGTCCCAGATATG gCCACAGAAACACCGCCTGTGCCAGAAGAACAAGTATTGCTACCTTCTGCTCAGACGAGAGAAACTGATACTGCAATGTCATTACCTTCATTAAATCTCACCCTCAACTCAGAATTTGAACCTATGGAAGCCACACCTGAAGAAAAAGTCCAAGAACACGATGAAAGTGTTGAGGGATCAAGTGGACTGGCACCAATGATTCCTGGATTCTTCCCTGCTTATTTACCTCTCCATTTTCCAATCTGGCCACCTAATACGGCTCCTGTGCAAGAAGAGAAGGGTGGAGAGACGTCCCATCATCAGGTCTTGAAACCAATTCCAATCCTCCCCAAGGAACCTGTCAATGTAGATGAACTTGTTGGCATGTCTCAACTCAGTCTCGCTGAGGCTGAGAGAAGCCATAGAGAGCCTTCGCCCCTCTCTTTAAAATTGATAGGAGGGCCCTCAAGGCAATCAGCATTTCATGCAAATGCTCCAGTCAACGGATCTGACTTAAACAAGG GTTTGATATGTGTATCGCGTCTCATTTGGGCttcttttggataa
- the LOC122281956 gene encoding transcription factor MYBS3-like isoform X1, translating into MTRRCSHCSNNGHNSRTCPNRGGGGCVKLFGVKLTDGSIIKKSASMGNLSAHYHSSSSAAASPNHLDSPSSDLVHVSDGYLSDDPAHASCSANRRGDRKKGVPWTEEEHRQFLIGLNKLGKGDWRGIARNFVISRTPTQVASHAQKYFIRQTNANRKKRRSSLFDMVPDMATETPPVPEEQVLLPSAQTRETDTAMSLPSLNLTLNSEFEPMEATPEEKVQEHDESVEGSSGLAPMIPGFFPAYLPLHFPIWPPNTAPVQEEKGGETSHHQVLKPIPILPKEPVNVDELVGMSQLSLAEAERSHREPSPLSLKLIGGPSRQSAFHANAPVNGSDLNKGRRSGPLGRGSRWPLNDCGLMDLFVLFFALTFWARHLRRCRSRCMQMDPKG; encoded by the exons ATGACTCGGCGGTGCTCGCACTGCAGCAACAACGGCCACAATTCGCGCACGTGTCCGAACCGCGGCGGAGGAGGATGCGTGAAGCTCTTCGGCGTGAAGCTAACCGATGGCTCGATCATCAAGAAAAGCGCTAGCATGGGGAACCTCTCGGCTCACTATCATTCCTCCTCTTCCGCCGCCGCTTCCCCCAATCACCTGGACTCCCCCTCCTCCGACCTCGTCCACGTGTCCGATGGATACTTGTCCGACGATCCGGCCCACGCCTCCTGCTCTGCCAACCGACGTGGCGACCGAAAGAAag GTGTCCCATGGACAGAAGAGGAACATCGGCAGTTCTTAATTGGTCTTAACAAATTGGGGAAAGGCGACTGGCGTGGGATAGCACGAAATTTTGTCATATCGAGGACTCCAACACAGGTGGCAAGCCATGCACAGAAGTACTTTATCCGGCAAACTAATGCTAACCGAAAAAAGAGACGTTCCAGCCTTTTTGACATGGTCCCAGATATG gCCACAGAAACACCGCCTGTGCCAGAAGAACAAGTATTGCTACCTTCTGCTCAGACGAGAGAAACTGATACTGCAATGTCATTACCTTCATTAAATCTCACCCTCAACTCAGAATTTGAACCTATGGAAGCCACACCTGAAGAAAAAGTCCAAGAACACGATGAAAGTGTTGAGGGATCAAGTGGACTGGCACCAATGATTCCTGGATTCTTCCCTGCTTATTTACCTCTCCATTTTCCAATCTGGCCACCTAATACGGCTCCTGTGCAAGAAGAGAAGGGTGGAGAGACGTCCCATCATCAGGTCTTGAAACCAATTCCAATCCTCCCCAAGGAACCTGTCAATGTAGATGAACTTGTTGGCATGTCTCAACTCAGTCTCGCTGAGGCTGAGAGAAGCCATAGAGAGCCTTCGCCCCTCTCTTTAAAATTGATAGGAGGGCCCTCAAGGCAATCAGCATTTCATGCAAATGCTCCAGTCAACGGATCTGACTTAAACAAGG GAAGGAGATCGGGCCCATTGGGGCGGGGCAGCCGGTGGCCCTTAAATGATTGTGGCCTAATggatttatttgttttgttcttcgCTTTGACCTTTTGGGCTCGCCATTTGAGACGGTGCCGTTCGAGATGCATGCAGATGGATCCGAAAGGTTGA
- the LOC122281956 gene encoding transcription factor MYBS3-like isoform X3 yields the protein MTRRCSHCSNNGHNSRTCPNRGGGGCVKLFGVKLTDGSIIKKSASMGNLSAHYHSSSSAAASPNHLDSPSSDLVHVSDGYLSDDPAHASCSANRRGDRKKGVPWTEEEHRQFLIGLNKLGKGDWRGIARNFVISRTPTQVASHAQKYFIRQTNANRKKRRSSLFDMVPDMATETPPVPEEQVLLPSAQTRETDTAMSLPSLNLTLNSEFEPMEATPEEKVQEHDESVEGSSGLAPMIPGFFPAYLPLHFPIWPPNTAPVQEEKGGETSHHQVLKPIPILPKEPVNVDELVGMSQLSLAEAERSHREPSPLSLKLIGGPSRQSAFHANAPVNGSDLNKGRETTRTKSI from the exons ATGACTCGGCGGTGCTCGCACTGCAGCAACAACGGCCACAATTCGCGCACGTGTCCGAACCGCGGCGGAGGAGGATGCGTGAAGCTCTTCGGCGTGAAGCTAACCGATGGCTCGATCATCAAGAAAAGCGCTAGCATGGGGAACCTCTCGGCTCACTATCATTCCTCCTCTTCCGCCGCCGCTTCCCCCAATCACCTGGACTCCCCCTCCTCCGACCTCGTCCACGTGTCCGATGGATACTTGTCCGACGATCCGGCCCACGCCTCCTGCTCTGCCAACCGACGTGGCGACCGAAAGAAag GTGTCCCATGGACAGAAGAGGAACATCGGCAGTTCTTAATTGGTCTTAACAAATTGGGGAAAGGCGACTGGCGTGGGATAGCACGAAATTTTGTCATATCGAGGACTCCAACACAGGTGGCAAGCCATGCACAGAAGTACTTTATCCGGCAAACTAATGCTAACCGAAAAAAGAGACGTTCCAGCCTTTTTGACATGGTCCCAGATATG gCCACAGAAACACCGCCTGTGCCAGAAGAACAAGTATTGCTACCTTCTGCTCAGACGAGAGAAACTGATACTGCAATGTCATTACCTTCATTAAATCTCACCCTCAACTCAGAATTTGAACCTATGGAAGCCACACCTGAAGAAAAAGTCCAAGAACACGATGAAAGTGTTGAGGGATCAAGTGGACTGGCACCAATGATTCCTGGATTCTTCCCTGCTTATTTACCTCTCCATTTTCCAATCTGGCCACCTAATACGGCTCCTGTGCAAGAAGAGAAGGGTGGAGAGACGTCCCATCATCAGGTCTTGAAACCAATTCCAATCCTCCCCAAGGAACCTGTCAATGTAGATGAACTTGTTGGCATGTCTCAACTCAGTCTCGCTGAGGCTGAGAGAAGCCATAGAGAGCCTTCGCCCCTCTCTTTAAAATTGATAGGAGGGCCCTCAAGGCAATCAGCATTTCATGCAAATGCTCCAGTCAACGGATCTGACTTAAACAAGG GGAGAGAGACCACGCGGACAAAAAGCATTTAA